The Haloterrigena turkmenica DSM 5511 genome includes the window AGGTCATTCCCGCCCCCGAAGGGCTGGGCCTGGCCGCCAGCGACACGGTTCGACACGTCCTCGAGCTGGCCGGCATCGAGAACGCCTGGACCAAGAGCCACGGCAACACTCGAACGACGGTCAACCTCGCGAAAGCGACGTTCAACGCACTCGAGAACGCGTCCCAGTCGCGCCACCCGCGACGGCGTCCCAACCGAGAGGAAGCCGAGGTGGGTGAGTAATGAAGGCTGTCGTGCAGGTACGCGGTGAGGTGAACCGCCAGGAAGACGTCGAGGACACGCTGCAGATGCTCAACATCCACAGCGTCAACCACTGTGCACTCGTCCCCGAGACCGACACCTACACGGGGATGATCCACAAGGTCAACGACTACGTCGCACACGGCGAACCCGACGCCGAGGTGCTCGAGACCGTGCTCGAAAAGCGCGCCGAGCCCCTCGAGGGTCGACAGTCCGACGTCGACGAGGAGTGGCTGGCCGACAACACCGACTACGATGACTTCGGTGCACTGGCCGACGCGCTGCTCGCCGAGGAGACGACGCTTCGCGAGCAGGGGCTGTCGCCGACGCTGCGACTCCACCCCCCGCGTGGCGGCCACGAGGGAATCAAGAAACCGACGGCCGAGGGCGGCCAACTCGGAAAGCATACAACGGGTCAGATTAACGACCTGCTAGAATCGATGCGATAACCATGACGAGTAAAAAACGACGCCAACGCGGATCGCGCACCCACAGCGGTGGTTCCCACAAGAACCGACGCGGTGCGGGCCACCGCGGTGGCCGCGGCCGTGCCGGACGCAGCAAACACGAATTCCACAACTACGAACCGAAGGGGAAACACGGCTTCAAGCGCCCCCACGACATCCGCGAAGAGGTCGCGGAGATCGACGTCCAGAAACTCGACGAGGACGCGATCCTCTACGTCGCCGAGGGGCAGGCCGAAGAGACCGACGACGGCTACGCGATCGACGCACGCGATGTCGTCGAGGACGGCCACGAGGTCGACAAGGTGAAAGTCCTCGGTTCGGGCCAGGTCCGCAACGCCCTCGAGGTGACGGCGGACGCCTTCTCGGATGCAGCCGAGGAGAAACTCGAGGCCGCCGGCGGCGAGGCGCTGCTGACGGAACGAGCGCAGGACGACGCCGAGGACGACTCCGAAGCGGACGCTGACGCTGAACAGGACGAGGAATAACATATGGGATGGAAGGAAGCCGCCGAACCGGTCTTGACGCGGATGCCCACAGTGCGCCGTCCAGAGGGACACGTTCCCTTCAAGCGCAAGCTCATGTGGTCGGCCGGCATCCTCGTGTTGTACTTCTTCCTGACGAACATCGCCCTGCTCGGGGTCCAAACCGGAGGCGCCAACGACCTCTTCGGTCAGTTCCGTTCCGTGCTGGCCGGCGAGATGGGCTCGATCCTGCAGGTCGGTATCGGACCGATCGTCACCGCGAGCATCGTCTTGCAGTTGCTCGGTGGAGCGAACCTGCTCGGGCTCGATACCGACGACCCCCGAGATCAGGTGCTCTACCAGGGGCTGCAGAAGCTGCTCGTCGTCATCATGACGGCGCTGACCGCGCTCCCGATGGTGTTCGCCGGCGACTTCCTTCCGGCTATGCAGTCGCTGAGTCTCGGCGGTCTCGAATTCAATCAGACGCAGGTCCAGGTGCTGATCTTCGCCCAAATCTTCGCCGGCGGGATTCTCCTGCTGTACATGGACGAAGTCGTCAGCAAATGGGGCGTCGGTAGCGGGATCGGCCTGTTCATCATCGCCAGCGTGAGCCAGAGCCTCGTCACCGGGTTCCTGCAGCCGACCCAGGGCGGGTTCTTCTACAACTGGTACCTGATCTTCACCGGTGAAATTCAGGTCGGTTCGCTGGTCTCCAGCGACGGGCTGATGACGCTGCTGGTCACCGACCAGGGCGGACAGCTCATCGCGCTGCTGACGACGCTGCTGATCTTCGGGATCGTCGTCTACGCGGAGTCCGTGCGGGTCGAGATCCCGCTCAGTCACGCCCGCGTCAAGGGTGCTCGCGGTCGCTTCCCCGTGAAGCTCATCTACGCGAGCGTCCTGCCGATGATCCTCGTTCGCGCGCTGCAGGCGAACGTGCAGTTCATCGGACAGATCCTCGCCACGCAAGGTGGCGCTAACGGCGAAGGGCCGATCCAGCTGTTCGGCCAGGAACTCGCGTGGCTCGGCACGTACTCCAACGGCCAGCCTGTTAGCGGGTTCTTCTACTACGTCGCGCCGATCTACTCGCCACAGGACTGGATGTGGTTCATGGGAGGCGTCACGCAAGACGCCTGGCAGGTGTTGATCCGGATGTCCATCGACGTGACGTTCATGGTCGTCGGCGGCGCAGTGTTCGCTATCTTCTGGGTCGAGACGACCAACATGGGCCCCGAGGCCACCGCGAAACAGATCCAGAACTCCGGGATGCAGATCCCCGGTTTCCGACAGAACGTCGGCGTCATCGAGAAGGTCATGGAGCGGTACATCCCGCAGGTGACCGTTATCGGCGGCGCACTGGTCGGCCTGCTGGCCGTCTGGGCGAACATGCTCGGTACCATCGGCGGCGTCTCCGGGACCGGCCTGCTGCTGGCCGTCTCCATCACCTACAAGCTCTACGAAGAGATCGCTGAAGAGCAGATGATGGAGATGCACCCGATGATGCGCGAGATGTTCGGCGGCGGCGACTAACGGACTCCATTTCTTCTCGCTGTTCGTCAACTCACCAGCGACGGCGCTCGAGTCAATGCGGTTCGCACGCCCCGAGTGCCAGCGTTCCGCCTCGAGGTGATTGTCGGCAGAGCAGTCGGTTCGATCGGTACCGAAACGGCAGTAAATAGCTGCCGAGGCGTCTCACCTGTTGTCGCAAGGCCGTGTTTTTACACCGAACTTCGTCTTACTCGGTTCACGGGATGACAACAGCGCAAGATGTAGCAATCATCGGCGCATCGATGACGAAGTTCGGGCAACGCGAGGATGAGTGGGTGCTCGACCTCCTCGCGGAAGCCGGCCTGAAGTGTCTCGCGGACGCGGGTGCCGACGCCGGCGACGTCGACCACCTGTACGTCTCGAACATGGCCAGCGGCGAGTTCGAGGGGATGACGGGCGTGATGAACGCCCTCGCTCACGACCTCGGCGCGATGCCGGCGTACACGCAGCGGATCGATCAGACGAGTTCCAGCGGCGGCGCGGGCATCTACGCCGCCTGGCAGTCGATCGCCAGCGGCGCCAGCGACGTGACCCTGCTCGTCGGCGGGGAGAAGATGACCCATCGGACGACCGGCGAGTCGACCGACATCATCGCCTCGGTCACTCACCCCGCCGAGTACAAACACGGCGTCACGCTGCCCTCCTTCGCCGGGCTAACGGCACGCAACTACCTCGAGCGGTTCGACGCGCCCCGAGAGAGCCTCGCGTGGGTCGCCGCCAAAAACCACAAGAACGGCGTCGATAACCCTCACGCGCAGTTCCAAAAAGAAGTCGACGTCGAGACGATCCTCGAGTCGCCGATCATCGCGGATCCGCTGCGGCTGTACGACTTCTGTCCGGTCACCGACGGCTCGGCGGCCCTCCTGCTCTGTTCCGAGGAGACGGCCCAGGAGTACACGGACGACTACGTCGTCATTGCGGGCGTCGACGGCGCCACCGACACCCACGTCGTCCACGAGCGGGAGGATCCAACCGTGATGGGC containing:
- a CDS encoding thiolase family protein — translated: MTTAQDVAIIGASMTKFGQREDEWVLDLLAEAGLKCLADAGADAGDVDHLYVSNMASGEFEGMTGVMNALAHDLGAMPAYTQRIDQTSSSGGAGIYAAWQSIASGASDVTLLVGGEKMTHRTTGESTDIIASVTHPAEYKHGVTLPSFAGLTARNYLERFDAPRESLAWVAAKNHKNGVDNPHAQFQKEVDVETILESPIIADPLRLYDFCPVTDGSAALLLCSEETAQEYTDDYVVIAGVDGATDTHVVHEREDPTVMGGVVESGKGAYEMSGYGPDDIDVAELHDMFTILEFLQMEGLGFAEQGEAWKLIEEGYTERDTGELPINTSGGLKSKGHPLGASGIAQGVEIYEQLVGEAGPRQVDADVGLCCNVGGFGNCVITTIMEATQ
- a CDS encoding uL15m family ribosomal protein; translation: MTSKKRRQRGSRTHSGGSHKNRRGAGHRGGRGRAGRSKHEFHNYEPKGKHGFKRPHDIREEVAEIDVQKLDEDAILYVAEGQAEETDDGYAIDARDVVEDGHEVDKVKVLGSGQVRNALEVTADAFSDAAEEKLEAAGGEALLTERAQDDAEDDSEADADAEQDEE
- the secY gene encoding preprotein translocase subunit SecY, with amino-acid sequence MGWKEAAEPVLTRMPTVRRPEGHVPFKRKLMWSAGILVLYFFLTNIALLGVQTGGANDLFGQFRSVLAGEMGSILQVGIGPIVTASIVLQLLGGANLLGLDTDDPRDQVLYQGLQKLLVVIMTALTALPMVFAGDFLPAMQSLSLGGLEFNQTQVQVLIFAQIFAGGILLLYMDEVVSKWGVGSGIGLFIIASVSQSLVTGFLQPTQGGFFYNWYLIFTGEIQVGSLVSSDGLMTLLVTDQGGQLIALLTTLLIFGIVVYAESVRVEIPLSHARVKGARGRFPVKLIYASVLPMILVRALQANVQFIGQILATQGGANGEGPIQLFGQELAWLGTYSNGQPVSGFFYYVAPIYSPQDWMWFMGGVTQDAWQVLIRMSIDVTFMVVGGAVFAIFWVETTNMGPEATAKQIQNSGMQIPGFRQNVGVIEKVMERYIPQVTVIGGALVGLLAVWANMLGTIGGVSGTGLLLAVSITYKLYEEIAEEQMMEMHPMMREMFGGGD
- a CDS encoding 50S ribosomal protein L30, yielding MKAVVQVRGEVNRQEDVEDTLQMLNIHSVNHCALVPETDTYTGMIHKVNDYVAHGEPDAEVLETVLEKRAEPLEGRQSDVDEEWLADNTDYDDFGALADALLAEETTLREQGLSPTLRLHPPRGGHEGIKKPTAEGGQLGKHTTGQINDLLESMR